The genomic DNA CTAAACAAGTGCGGTTCATGCTCAAGGCTAAAACATAACACTCAAGTAGATCTTTTCGATTGAACTATATGCACGGTCCTTGCCATGTTTTATCTCCCTTTATGAGTTTTCAATCTGCTCATCAAACAACATTACAGATTATACTTACAAAAAAATTTGCATCATAATCTGAAAATTAGTTTTTGTGTAAGACAACACAGCACTGATTATCTGAAAACCTGTTCAGCTTGCAAGTTACTAACTCAAGCATAAAAAAAAGACATAAATAACTCAGATCTATGTTAAATTGTCTCTAACAGAGTAATCATACCACTGTTACAACAAAAATAGGCACAATGGCCCGTTGAATAATTCTTGGAACTTGGGGGTGTAACCAAACTCCCAAGCTCGAGCAACGCACATGGACACCGGCGCATGGGCACATGATACACCTGAACTACTACTTACATACTAAGATCACGGTCAACTACTACTTACCTGCTAAAAATGCAAATTGAGCATCTAGACTACTTGCAGCAATTGAGCATCTAGACTACTTGCAGCAAACTCCACTTGGCATGTAGGCAAATAACATTTGCCACTTTACCTATTAAAATTAGCTGCCAGCATATTAGCAATGATAGCTACGCCTATGATAAACATGATAATCTTCCGAACGCTGCGCCTAATTACCAACTGCTCTCCCCTTCCTTGATCTTGGGGTAGTTGTTCTTCACCAAAAGATGCTTGCAACTTCATCAGCTCTGCCTCCATCCTGCCAAGTTCCTTGTCCTTCCCAGAAATTACCTCCTGGCACCTCTGAAGCTGGGCTTTCAGGGCGTCCACGGTAGATGATTGGCAGTAAAAAATGATGCCTTCTATGTACTGCGATAGCGTGTCCTCCGGAATCATTAGGTTACAAATCTGCAGAAAAAAATATATCGTCAAAAGCTGTAATACGTATCCATAACTTGACCTGCTGAATTGTCAAACTATAATCACAGATAAAAGTGGCATCTGCACAAAATCTAAGTTGAATTCTAAAGCAACCTAAATTCAGAGGAAGTAGTCCCACAAAACAAACTCCTTTATTTTAAGTTAGGAGGCTGCTGCACAATTTGCATGATCAAAAGAGTTAATAAACGAGTATGAAAACAACAGACCTACACAAAATAGTTCGATATTCGTACCTGGCAATGGAACCAACTCCGTGATACAACTCCCTGCTTGGAGGACGACGTATCTTGCACAGTATAGGGGTGGACATGACGGCCGCATCCACAAAGCAGAATTGGTACATCCCTGGATTTAGAACGTTCGAGTTGCAAATAATCCACCACATCACCTGCATATTTATTCAAGAGATCCTCCCATATCCATAACCTACATACctgcacacaaaaaaaaaaccataaCTGCATCAGCCGCCAAGCTTTAAAAAACGTACAAGGCAATGCTTTGGTAAAAAATACATCGCGTAAAAAATACATCGCAACTAAGGAACTTCCGCATGGGGTTCCTTGGTGTCAGAGCGGTGCGGCAAACTGCTGGAAATCCGCATCCACAAAGAAGCTCCGGCGATTGTGTGGGATCCCAACGGCTCAACAACTTCAAGGCGAGGTCACAGTCATGGCGTCAGCGGGTCTAAGGGGAAATCAAATGAGGAAATCAGCAAACCAAACAATCCATTAAATAAAACAAATCCATTAGATATCACGAGACATACAGGCGGCGGGTCTAAGGGGGACAACGCGCGAGTACCCGGGAGGAAGAGGACAGCGCTCTAGTAGGAGTGTAGGACGACGATGGGGATCTATCGGCGGTCGCCGACGGTCACCGGCAGGACAGCTCGGAGGCGCCCGCCGAATACACCGTCTGTGACGGTGGCTCCCGCGGCGTGTGCGGGACATCGAAGAGGATGACGACGACGCGGGGGGAGGGCTCCAGGACGGCGACGATGCTGATCTGTCGGCAGTCACCGGAGGTGCAGATCCCGCCGCGGACAGTGAAAACCCGCTGTGCGTGCGTgagagaggaagaggatgaAGACAACTCGCTCCTCACACTGACATCACGTGGTGGGACCGGCGAGAAAAAGATGGAATACATCCACTCAAAAAGACGGAATACACATGAATACGCATAGTCAGGGCTGCCCCGCGCGCATCCCAAGACAAAACTGAACGGCTCAGATAAGCCCTGCTGAGCAACTACATGTTGCGATGGGtttttgttttctcttcatTCCATGAGCTTCAGCTGCTGGATTTATCTTGGAATCACGCTTGCTTACAAAATCTTGATGGTATGTTAACTTCTTCTCCATGCAAGCGACTACTTCTCTTTTGGCAAAGCAGCTTGTTCATAACTTAAGAAAAAGCTCTCCTCAGGTCTTCAAGGGTTGACTAAGCTCAGGTATCTCAACCTCAGTGACAACAGTTTCACTGGGAATGATACCATGGGATCACTCGGCAAATTGGCATCTCTTGAAGTCATACATCTTGTTCGAAGCAATATCAGCGGTACTCTTCGAAATACAGGTATTACAAACTAAGTAAGCATTCTTTTATGTTGGTGTTCCTTGCATTAATTATACTACATGTGTATGTAACAGCTTTTAAAAATTTCAAGCACATGCGAGAATTGCATCTAAGATCCAATCAATTGAGTGGAAGCATCCCATCATCCTTATTTGAGCTTCCACGCCTTGAATACTTGGATCTTTCAGAAAACCTCTTCCAAGGGCATGTACCTATGAGCTCATTTGCAAGTATTTCTTCAGCACTACGGACTCTAAAGTTATCTGGAAATAATTTAAGTGGAGCATTTCATTTCTTCTGGCTAAGAAACTGCACCATGCTCGAGGAGGTTGACCTGTCCGGAAACAGTGATTTGTCTATTGACGTGAAGTTTCATGGACTAGCACCTCCATTTCAACTGAGAACACTAGTGCTCTCTGGGTGTAAAATTGACGACATCATTGTGGGACCAAATTTCCTAGGCACACAACGTCATCTACAAATGCTTGATTTGTCTCGCAATAACTTGACAGGAAATGTTCCCAATTGGATCTTTGCAAACATAGCGACTCTAGTTTATCTGAACATTGCAAGTAACTCACTATTAGGATCAATAGATCCAATGTGGCAACACCAATCTGCTCTCGAAATGATCAACATCTCTAGTAACCATTTTGTCGGACAGCTTCCAACCAACATCAGCTCAGTGTTTCCAAATTTGGAAGTCCTAGTTGCTTCTAATAATATCATTTCTGGATATCTTCCGGCATCATTGTGCAACATTAGCAACATCAGAATTTTGGACCTATCAAACAATAGATTTACAGGAGAAGTCCCAACTTGCTTCTTCACTGATTGTCCTTATCTAACAATCCTGAAGCTCTCAAACAACAATCTTGGAGGTTTGATATTTGGTGGGGTTAGTGATTTGTCCGTAGCGGCAATATACCTTGGCAGCAATAAGTTTGAAGGAACACTTCCAAACAATCTCTCGGGTAATCTGGTAACCATGGATTTGCATGATAATAATTTGTTTGGCGAACTCGATACTTCATTTTGGGGTCTTTCACCGCAAGTTTTGAGCGTTGCTAGTAATAACTTAAGTGGCGAGATTTATCCAGCAATTTGCAAATTGACTAGTCTTCAGATTTTAGATATGTCAGACCACAACTTTGTAGGGTCTACACCAAACTGTGCCGGCGAGTTACAAATGTATTTGCTAAACATGTCTCGGAACTCCCTCTCAAGATTCTCCGGTGGTTTCTTCAACAGCTCCCATATTACAGTTTTGGATCTAAGATATAATCAGTTCCACGGCAATCTTGATTGGATGCACAGCCTTGCTCAAACTAGGCTGCTTCTGTTGGGTGGGAATAGGTTTGGGGGCCAAATCTCCCCAAACATATGCCATCTCCAATACTTGAATATAATTGACTTGTCAGACAACAGAATTTCAGGTTCAGTACCACCCTGCATTGGTTCCATCTCATTCGGATATCATGCAGATGACCTTGATTTTCAGACCTTGTTCAGCTTTATTTTCTTCGGAACCGGGTTTTCTAGTATGGGCAATGATGATCCACCTTTCATGTACGACACTCCTTATGACCTGCAAGGCTTCACCTTCTCGACCAAAGGGAATATCTACGCATACAGTCGCAACTTCTTCAATCTGATGTTCGGCATTGATCTATCTGGAAACATGCTGTCAGGAGAAATTCCTTGGGAGATAGGGAATCTGACTCGTGTCACGTCCCTCAACTTATCGAACAACCACTTCAGTGGCCGGATTCCAGCATCGCTTGCAAACATGAGCGCCGTTGAAAGCTTGGACTTATCCCACAACGAGTTAGATGGAGCAATACCTTCGCAGCTGTCTCAGCTGTGGTCGCTGGAGGTGTTCTCGGTGGCCTACAACAACTTGTCCGGATGCATACCGGGCTCTGGCCAGTTTGCCTCGTTTAGCATGGATAGCTACATAGGCAACAAGAACCTCCAAGACATGTCGCCGGGGAATGTGTGCTCTCCCGGCTCAGGCCGTGCTACTGCTGCCCCTGCACCGGAAGATGTGGATGAGACGCCTGATGATTTGATCCTTTATGTGGTTTGCGCGTCATTTGTGCTGGCATTTTGGGCCACCATTGCGTTCTCCTTTTGCCATCCATGTGGACGCGCTGTCATACTTAAGTTGTAGATCGCAGCATTGGCATTCATCAGTCACCACCACCATGGAAACAAAGGCAATCGTGCAATTCGACTTCGTGGTGAACATGAAATTCCAGTTATGATTTCTTTGGTTATTGTCCGTGTTGGTATTTTTAAGCTCGGTGTTTGTGTATTTCccgtttctttttttccttgatAAT from Panicum virgatum strain AP13 chromosome 7N, P.virgatum_v5, whole genome shotgun sequence includes the following:
- the LOC120683473 gene encoding receptor-like protein 15 isoform X1, which encodes MGSLGKLASLEVIHLVRSNISAFKNFKHMRELHLRSNQLSGSIPSSLFELPRLEYLDLSENLFQGHVPMSSFASISSALRTLKLSGNNLSGAFHFFWLRNCTMLEEVDLSGNSDLSIDVKFHGLAPPFQLRTLVLSGCKIDDIIVGPNFLGTQRHLQMLDLSRNNLTGNVPNWIFANIATLVYLNIASNSLLGSIDPMWQHQSALEMINISSNHFVGQLPTNISSVFPNLEVLVASNNIISGYLPASLCNISNIRILDLSNNRFTGEVPTCFFTDCPYLTILKLSNNNLGGLIFGGVSDLSVAAIYLGSNKFEGTLPNNLSGNLVTMDLHDNNLFGELDTSFWGLSPQVLSVASNNLSGEIYPAICKLTSLQILDMSDHNFVGSTPNCAGELQMYLLNMSRNSLSRFSGGFFNSSHITVLDLRYNQFHGNLDWMHSLAQTRLLLLGGNRFGGQISPNICHLQYLNIIDLSDNRISGSVPPCIGSISFGYHADDLDFQTLFSFIFFGTGFSSMGNDDPPFMYDTPYDLQGFTFSTKGNIYAYSRNFFNLMFGIDLSGNMLSGEIPWEIGNLTRVTSLNLSNNHFSGRIPASLANMSAVESLDLSHNELDGAIPSQLSQLWSLEVFSVAYNNLSGCIPGSGQFASFSMDSYIGNKNLQDMSPGNVCSPGSGRATAAPAPEDVDETPDDLILYVVCASFVLAFWATIAFSFCHPCGRAVILKL
- the LOC120683473 gene encoding receptor-like protein 15 isoform X2 — its product is MSCYIQTMPCILCMLHSMFPMARGSVAEERIALMHVRSSLVKADSVVPDSWGQSDDCCSWERITCDDKVPRVSGLDLSNMYAPQGNSIAGSECWKLNLTVFSSFHELQLLDLSWNHACLQNLDGLQGLTKLRYLNLSDNSFTGNDTMGSLGKLASLEVIHLVRSNISGTLRNTAFKNFKHMRELHLRSNQLSGSIPSSLFELPRLEYLDLSENLFQGHVPMSSFASISSALRTLKLSGNNLSGAFHFFWLRNCTMLEEVDLSGNSDLSIDVKFHGLAPPFQLRTLVLSGCKIDDIIVGPNFLGTQRHLQMLDLSRNNLTGNVPNWIFANIATLVYLNIASNSLLGSIDPMWQHQSALEMINISSNHFVGQLPTNISSVFPNLEVLVASNNIISGYLPASLCNISNIRILDLSNNRFTGEVPTCFFTDCPYLTILKLSNNNLGGLIFGGVSDLSVAAIYLGSNKFEGTLPNNLSGNLVTMDLHDNNLFGELDTSFWGLSPQVLSVASNNLSGEIYPAICKLTSLQILDMSDHNFVGSTPNCAGELQMYLLNMSRNSLSRFSGGFFNSSHITVLDLRYNQFHGNLDWMHSLAQTRLLLLGGNRFGGQISPNICHLQYLNIIDLSDNRISGSVPPCIGSISFGYHADDLDFQTLFSFIFFGTGFSSMGNDDPPFMYDTPYDLQGFTFSTKGNIYAYSRNFFNLMFGIDLSGNMLSGEIPWEIGNLTRVTSLNLSNNHFSGRIPASLANMSAVESLDLSHNELDGAIPSQLSQLWSLEVFSVAYNNLSGCIPGSGQFASFSMDSYIGNKNLQDMSPGNVCSPGSGRATAAPAPEDVDETPDDLILYVVCASFVLAFWATIAFSFCHPCGRAVILKL
- the LOC120683476 gene encoding uncharacterized protein LOC120683476 encodes the protein MRKFLSCDVCRLWIWEDLLNKYAGDVVDYLQLERSKSRDVPILLCGCGRHVHPYTVQDTSSSKQGVVSRSWFHCQICNLMIPEDTLSQYIEGIIFYCQSSTVDALKAQLQRCQEVISGKDKELGRMEAELMKLQASFGEEQLPQDQGRGEQLVIRRSVRKIIMFIIGVAIIANMLAANFNR